A stretch of Candidatus Cloacimonadota bacterium DNA encodes these proteins:
- a CDS encoding protein MraZ: MSGPFNGYWENAVHNQRVIIPALFKRRFSEESQRTVVITAGFDNSIALYPLDNWYSTLAELAEGSDVEQDFRSMLIRCAVAEAELEGPGRVRLPERELRKAGITDRCVVKGDHHLISLWNPERFYLDLDNYEAEIRSRFDAKLWHKGRR, encoded by the coding sequence ATGTCAGGACCATTCAACGGTTATTGGGAAAACGCGGTGCACAACCAAAGGGTGATCATCCCCGCCTTGTTCAAGCGCAGATTCAGCGAAGAATCACAGCGCACGGTGGTGATCACGGCGGGTTTCGACAACTCCATCGCGCTATATCCCCTGGACAATTGGTATTCCACGCTGGCGGAGCTGGCGGAAGGCAGCGATGTGGAGCAGGATTTCCGCTCGATGCTGATCCGTTGCGCCGTGGCGGAAGCTGAGCTCGAAGGCCCCGGCCGGGTGCGGCTGCCGGAGCGTGAATTGCGCAAGGCGGGCATCACCGACCGCTGCGTGGTGAAAGGCGACCACCACCTCATTTCGCTGTGGAATCCTGAACGATTCTACCTCGACCTCGACAACTACGAGGCGGAGATACGCAGCAGATTCGACGCCAAACTCTGGCACAAGGGCAGAAGATGA